TCTTTATATGAATGATTTGGATCGGAATTCATCATTTGCATAAATCCTGAAATGACCGTCATCGGATTTCGTATTTCATGTGCAACTCCAGCGGCTATCTCTCCGGCGAGCTGAAGTTTCTCGGATTGGATAATCATTTTTTCCGTTTCTACTTTATAGGAAATATCTCTAGAGATGACGGACATAGCGATCATCTTATCGTTTCGATCAAAGATGGGGGACAATGAAATTTGGGCATGGAAATAAGTACCATCTTTTTTCATGTCAATCGTTTCAAACATATCAAAACTTTGACCGCTACGAACTTTTTCTACTCGTTTGTTTGCTTCATCTAAACGTTCTGGAGGAATTAATGGAATTTGTTTTCCAATACATTCGGATCTTTTCCATCCGTATAATTCTTCAAAAGCAGGATTCACATCGATAATATTTGAGTCTAAATCGAATACAGCGATGCTATCTCGCGCATTTTCAAAAAATAATTGTAAATACCCTTCTTTTGAATATAGGGCACGTGTTAATGATTCACGCTCCAAACGCATTTTCTTCCAATTGTAGTAGGATAAAATGGATTGAACAATAGCTGTAAATCCGATAAAGATTACGATAAGTGCAGGAAAGAAGTGGCGACCGTTTTCGACGAATAGAAAGGTGGAGATTGTCACGACAATTCCTACAATGAACAGAATAATAAAGAGCAAGTACTTATGTCTATGAAATATTAACTGCTCCAATTCTTCACCTCATTTTTCGTTTCTATTCTTCATCATACATGATTTTGTAGTGTCAGAACACGTGGAAATTTGGTATGATGAACGGTAGACGTTGAAATAACTGGAAGTTTGGGTAGAATGGAGCGAAGTTCATGCAAACAGCGGATCTTCTTAATAGTATTGTATATAAAAAAATAATCGGAACGCTTCCGACAACAATTAGTGATGTAGCAATCGATTCGAGAAGTGTCCAATTTGGGAGTATGTTCATTTGTATCAAGGGATACACAGCAGATGGACATGATTTCATTCCTCAAGCGATAGATGCTGGAGCAAAAGTGATTGTCATTGATCAAGATCTAGAATTCTATGATGATCGTATTGCTTACGTGTTTGTGTCAAATACGACACGAGCTGCAGGGTTAGTAGCTGCGAAGTTTTTTGACTACCCATCTAAAAAAATGACTTTGTATGGTGTTACAGGAACAAATGGTAAGACAAGTGTAAGTGGAATGATTTATCATTTGCTTCGTAAGTTTGAACATAAAACAGCTTTAACAGGTACAATTGGCTTTACCTTAAACGATGTCCTATACGATTCAATGAATACGACCAATGATGTGTTAACCACCCAACAAATGATTCATCAAGCGGTTTCAGAACGGTGCAGCGATATGATTATGGAAGTGTCGTCACACGGCTTGTCATTAGGGCGTCTAACTGGTGTTGAATTTGATGTCGCAATTTTTACGAACTTAACGCATGACCATTTAGATTTCCACGGAACAATGGAACAATATGGTCACGCAAAATCCTTATTATTTTCTCAGTTAGGACAAGATTTAACACAAGATAAGCACGCCGTATTAAACGTGGACGATGCGTGGAGCGAAAGATTGATGGAAGTCACACCATTTCCTGTGTGGACATATGGCTTGGAAAATAAAGCAGATTTCCAAGCAATCGATATTCAACTTTTACCTGATAAAACGACTTTCACGATGGTGACACCTTTTGGTAGTTTTCCAATAGAGATGAAGTTACTCGGAAAATTCAATGTGTATAATGCGTTAGCTTCTATCGCTGCACTTTCTGCGAAAGGATACCCAATAGAAGAATTGGTCCTTTATTTACAACAATTACATCCTGTAAAGGGGCGCATGGAACGGTTAGAGACTGGTTATCCAATTTCGATTTATATTGACTACGCTCATACCCCGGATGCGATTGAAAAAGCAATTGATGCTATTCGTCCAACCATGACAGCAGGAAAACTTATTTTTGTCATCGGTACTGGAGGGAATCGTGACCGTACAAAACGCCCTATTATGGCAGAAAAAGCGTCGAAAGCAGACTATGTCATCTTAACAACGGATGATCCACGTTTTGAATCGTACGATACAATTTTAGATGAGCTTAAATCCGGAATGGTTCATCCTCATTTTGCTTGTATTGGCGATCGAAAAGAAGCGGTATACCATGCCGTGGAGATTGCAGATGTTGGCGATACGATCATATTTGCTGGAAAAGGCCATGAAGATTATCAAATTATTGGGAATGAAAAAACACCACATTCAGATGGAGATTTGGCGCTTGAAGCATTAGCGCAGAAATTTGCGATGAAACATTGAGATCAATTGCAAATGCGGTTAACAAAATATGAACAAAGTGGGAAATAGTTGTGATTATACGAAGATTAGAAGTATGACTACCCCACTTAATTTTTCACTAAGGGATACATTGTATAGTGGTAAGAAAAAGGAGAAATTAGTTTGCAAGAGACATTAAAAGATAAAGTAAACGCAAGACGAACATTTGCGATCATTTCGCATCCCGATGCAGGGAAAACAACGATGACCGAAAAGTTACTCTTCTTTGGAGGAGCTATTCGAGATGCTGGTACGGTTAAAGCTAAAAAAACAGGAAAGTTTGCTACTTCAGATTGGATGGAAATTGAAAAGCAACGGGGAATTTCTGTTACATCCTCTGTTATGCAATTTGACTTTTTAGGCTCTCGCATTAACATTTTGGACACTCCTGGACACCAAGACTTTTCAGAAGACACATATCGAACTCTAATGGCGGTAGATAGTGCTGTCATGATTGTGGATGCAGCAAAAGGAATAGAAGCTCAAACGATTAAATTGTTTAAAGTTTGTCGCCTCCGCGGAATTCCTATTTTTACGTTTATTAATAAATTGGATCGACAAGGGAAAGAGCCATTAGAATTAATGGAAGAATTAGAAGAAGTACTAGGGATTCAATCGTACGCGATGAATTGGCCGATTGGGATGGGAAAAGAGTTTTTAGGCATTTATGACCGTTACCATCATCGGATTGAACAATTTCGTGCAGATGGTCAGGATCGATTCCTCCCATTGAACGAAAATGGTGAATTAGCAGTCGACCATTCCATGAAACAAACGTCGTATTATACGCAAGCGCTGGACGACATCATGCTTTTGAATGAAGCAGGAAATGAATTCGACGCAGAGAAAGTAAAAAATGGAGAAATGACGCCTGTATTTTTCGGGAGTGCATTAACGAATTTTGGTGTTCAAACATTTTTAGAGACTTATTTAGAGTTTGCTCCTACGCCTCAACCGCGAAAAACAAATGAAGATGTCAATGTAAATCCAACAGATGATGAATTTTCAGGTTTCATTTTCAAGATCCAAGCTAACATGAATCCTGCCCATCGAGATCGAATTGCATTTTTGCGAATTGTTTCAGGTAAATTCGAGCGTGGAATGAACGTTACTCTTGCCCGTACAGGCAAAGCGTTTAAGTTATCGAATTCGACTCAGTTTTTAGCAGACGATCGTGAAGCAGTGGAAGAGGCTGTAGCAGGGGATATTATTGGTTTACATGATACAGGGAATTATCAAATTGGTGATACGTTAACTGGCGGGAAAAAATCATTCCAATATGAAAAATTGCCGCAATTTACACCGGAGTTATTTGTGAAAGTAACGGCTAAAAATGTCATGAAATCAAAGCATTTTCATAAAGGGATCTTGCAATTAGTGCAAGAAGGTGCGATTCAATATTACAAAACGCTTCATACAGAAGAAGTAATTTTGGGAGCTGTTGGTCAACTTCAGTTTGAAGTATTTGAGCACCGAATGAAAAATGAGTATAACGTGGAAGTACGTATGGAGCCGATTGGATCGAAAATCGCTCGATGGATCGAGAATGAAGGCGATGTAAAAGAATCTATGTCTAGTCCTCGTAGCATGCTAGTTCGTGATCGATTTGATCGCTATGTTTTCTTATTTGAAAATGAATTTGCGATGCGTTGGTTCCAAGACAAAAATGACTCCATACAATTGTATAGCTTATTGTAAGGAACAAGTTAACCGTGAAAAGTCCTGTAAGATGGACTTTTCACGGTTTTTATTTCGACCGATGTGAACGATTATAAAATCGTATTTTGCCTTTATATCATAAAAATTCAGCTGATAGAAGAATGAAAATAGCCAATGGACGGTGAAAAAAGAGCTTATAAATGTCCATTTAGCGCTGATGTGCCGATTTCCTTAGTGATATTTTGTTTATCACGTTATCCATTTGATCAGCGGCAGAAAAAAGGAATTGATAGAAGTCTAAAGCTTTGGGAATGCTATTAAAACGGCTAAACTAAAAATAGTAATTTATTGATATTAACCGCCTGTGCACTCGCAAGAAAGTTAACAGGGTAAGTCTGTTATTATAAGAGTATTTTTCTGAAAATTAAGGTAAACTAGTACTATTCGAATAGAGGGGGAAACACGAATGAAAAATGATTGTGTACACTGTGGGATTTCGTTTGATTTTTATGAGAAAGGTAATTTTTTTGTAGAAGGAGATTCTATTGACGGTTACCTCGATTCTTCTTTCACAAAAATGAACGATTACATCGCATATAAGCCATACTCTTCTTTAGAAGAAGTGGGAGAAGAATGGAAAAAGTACGAAACGAGTAATAATGTAAGAATCGGTTTGTCGAGATCTACGAAACCAGAACGTTTAATTGACCCTTCTACCTTTATGACGCGGATGCAAGAACGGGAGACCGTTTCATTTATTCAACGAGGAGCATTAACGAGCTTTTTACAACCAATCATCTCAATGGGAGATGAGGCCGTGTATGGATATGAATCGTTGCTTCGAGCTGCAGGAAATGATCATACTTTTTCACCAGGGAAGTTATTTCAAGTTGCTCAAAAAACAGGATTGCATTCTTTATTAGACCAACGAGCGCGAGAAGAGGCTGTCAAAGCTCGTCAAGATAAGGTAAAAGCGGGAGTCAAAAGTTTTATCAACTTCCTACCTTCCACTATTTATAATCCAGATTTTTGTTTACAGCATACATTTCGTATTGTAGAAAAATATCAAATTAACCCAAGCGATTTAGTTTTTGAAGTAGTTGAAACAGAAAAAATTGAGGATGTCCCGCATTTACAGAGAGTGTTAGAACGTTATAAAAAAGAGGGAATGAAAGTAGCGCTTGATGATGTAGGAGCCGGATTTTCGACGGTGGATATGTTAGAGCGATTACAACCTGATTATGTCAAGATTGACCGTTCGTATATTGATCGATGTGATGAAGATGCAGAGAAGCAAGAATTTTTACATAGTACATCTGATCAAGCAAAAAAATTGGGTATTATCACATTAGCAGAAGGAATTGAACGGAAAGAAGAGTTCGATTTATGCAAGAAAATTGGTTTTGATTTAGCACAAGGCTATTTTATTGGGAAACCTGCCGCTCAACTGGTAGAACTTCGATAAACCTTGAATCTAACGAGAATGAAGGGAAGCATGCAGCATGAAAATAAGTGATTTTTCCATCAAACGTCCAGTTTTCACTATGGTGACCATGATTCTCGTTTTGGTTCTCGGAGCCGTTTCTTTTTTTAAGATACCAGTAACTCTCATACCTGAGCTTAATCCTCCAATCGGTGTAGTCGTAACGAATTATGCTGGAGCTAGTCCAAAGGAAGTTAGCGAAAAAGTCACGAAACCGATAGAAAGCAATTTAGCCACTTTGCCAGGAATAAAATCGATTCAATCTGTTTCAGAGGAAGGATCAAACTTTCTATTAATGCAGTTCGACTGGTCAACCTCCATAGAGGATGTTGAAATGGATATTTTACAGCGAATTGACTTGACTCCAATTCCTGAAGGTGCTGAAAAGCCGCGATTTTTGAAATTTGATCCATCGCAGTTTCCGATCATTCAACTTTCCCTTCGTTCAACGGATGCGTCCGTCCCAATTTCTTCCCTTGCCACAGAACTAGAGCAAGAACTTCGACGAATTGACGGAGTTGCAAGTGTCAATGTTTCTGGCAAGATTACAGAAGAAATTCAGGTATTGTTAAACCAACAGCAATTGGTGAAGTATGGCGTTGGTCAATCGGACATTATCGCTGCGATCCAAGGTAATAATCAATCACTGCCGGGTGCGCCTGTAGAAACGGATGATGGCTTACGACTTACGACCCGTGTTATTAGTACATTAACAACTGTCGAAGATTTGGAAGGACTTGTTGTATTTACAAACCCTGCAACAGGAAAAAACGTTCGTCTTTCAGATGTAGCGTCTGTTAAAAAAGCACTATCAGAACAGACATTGATGACAAGAGCAAACGAGCAAGATGCAGTGTTGATGTCTGTCCTTCAAGAATCGGGATCGAACACAGCAAGTGTCTCAAAAGCTTTTCAAGCTTCTTTAAAAACGTTATTACAATCAAAAGAGTACGAGAATGTTCAAGCTGATATTTTATTTGACCAAGGGGACTATATCCAGCTCGCCATACAAAATATTGGATCTTCCTTATTATTTGGTGCTTTGTTTGCCATGGTTGTTCTATTCTTATTTTTACGTGGGATTCGAAGTCCGATTATTATCGGTGTTGCCATTCCATATTCGGTTATTGTTACGTTCGTGTTAATGTTTTTTGCGGATTTTGCCATCAATATTATGACGCTAGGAGCATTGGCGCTTGGAATAGGTATGCTAGTGGACAATGCGATAGTGGTGATTGAAAACATAGAGCGCCATTTAGCAATGGGCAAATCAAAACGACAAGCAGCTTCAGATGGCACGAAAGAAGTTGGAGGCGCCATTATAGCTTCTACTTTAACGACAGTGGCAGTATTCGTTCCTGTCGTGTTCATTTCAGGGTTAATTGGCCAATTGTTCAAAGAATTTGCCTTAACCATTTCATTTAGCCTTATCGCTTCGTTAGTTGTTGCACAAACAGTTATTCCGATGGTTGCATCCAGAATTTTGACAACCCCTAAAGGAAATTTAGACGCCAGAAGACGTCGTTCTAAGGCATATGGGAACTTCGAACGATCGATACAATGGTCGTTGCGAAATCGGTGGGTTGTTATTGGACTCACGACAATTTTCATGGGTGCTTCTATCTACGGACTAACGAAAGTAGGAACAGAATTCCTACCCGCAACAGATGAAGGATTCGTAAGCATTTCTGTTGAGTTGCCGAATGGATCTTCCACAGACAAAACAGATGAGACCGTAAAAGAAATAGAGAAAACGTTGGAACAAGAAAAGAATGTCGACGTTTTTGTTAGCATGATTGGTGGTACCCAACAAGGTGCATCTCAAGGTACGTCAGAAGCAAACAAAGCAGAACTTTACGTAAAATTAGTGCCTTTAAGTGAACGGGAAGAATCTGTGTTTACTTTTGTGGAGCGAGTAGAAAAGAAGGTACAGAAAAATGTGTTGAATGATGCAATGGTTTCATTTAATTTACAAACAACTGCAGGTTCAACACCTAATACATTGTCTTTTACTGCAACGGACTCGAATGAAAAAGAATTAAAAGAAGCCGTTCAAGAAATTCAATCCACTTTAAGCTCACTTCCACATGTTCGAAAAGTAACAAACGATTTAAATGATACGGTGAAAGAAATTCAAATTGAGGTTAATAGAGAAGAAGCGAGAAAAGTTGGTCTATTACCTGCACAAATCGGTCAAATGGTGCAATCCATTACGAAAGGCGTCATGGCAACTCAAATTGTCTCTGAGCAGGAAGATGTTTTCGGAGTTAGAGTCGCATACGACCCTGACGTAATAAAGAGTGTAGCAAGTTTGAAATCATTACAATTGAAAACTCCGAGTGGATCTTTTGTGCCATTAGAATCGATTGCCGCAATTACGACAGAGAATGGACCGGTTTCGATTAAACGATATGATCAAGCTCACTCTGCTTCCTTCACGGTTGAATACGAATCTGCGGTATCGCTTGGGGAAATTTCAGAAGAAGTCGATCGAGAAATTGAAAAACTTTCCTTATCAGAAAATGTGGAATTAAATTTCAGTGGGGATCGAGAGTTATTTGAAGGTGCTATTGACGACATGATATTAGCTCTTTTACTTGCAGTTATTCTAGTCTATTTAGTAATGGCTGCTCAGTTTGAATCATTTGTGTATCCTTTTGTCATCATGTTTTCAGTGCCTTTGATGATTATTGGTGTAGCAGCAAGTCTTGTCATAACGAAGACTCCAATTAGCATTACAGCTGTCATTGGATTACTCGTGTTAGTCGGAATTGTCGTTAACAATGGAATTGTGTTGGTAGACTATATTCTTCAGCAGAAACGTGCAGGAAAATCTACTGCAGAGAGTTTAATCATTTCTGCAAAAGATCGTGTTCGTCCAATTTTAATGACCGCTCTAACGACTATTTTAGGATTAGTCCCATTAGCACTGGCGCTAGGTGAAGGAACCGAGATAAATCAACCAATGGGAATTGCGGTAATTGGTGGATTGATCAGTTCGACATTTTTGACGCTGTATATTATTCCTATTATATTTAGTTTCGTCGATTCTGAAACAAGAAAAAAAGTCTTTTTGGATTAAGGGGTATAGGGATGCAAACACCATTTATGACAGGTTTTCCAGGGTTTATTACCACTCAACTGATTCATGAATTAATTCGCCAGAAAAAAGCGACGACATTTTATTTGTTAGTGCTCGAAAATCAAATGAGTTTAGCGAGAGAAACGATTTCGAAAATGGAGTTACCTGAATCGGTCCATCTGCATCTTATAGAAGGAGACATCACGCAGTTTCAAATGGGGCTAACGGATGAGGATTTAGGACTTGTAAAAGAAGAAGTTGATGTCGTCTGGCATTTAGCAGCCATTTATGATTTAGCTGTTCCAAAAAATATTGCATGGAAAGTCAATGTTCATGGTACTGCCTCTGTATTAGAAACGATTCAACATTTTCCACATCTTAAACGACTGATGTATTTTAGTACGGCTTATGTGGCAGGAACAAGAACAGGTCTTTTAAAAGAAACGGAATTAATTCGTCCAAAATCTTTTAAAAATTACTATGAAGAGACAAAATTTGAAGCGGAATTAATGTTGAAAGAAGAATACGCAAACATTCCTGCCACCGTTATTCGTCCTGGAATAGTTCGTGGACACTCTAAAACAGGTACAACGATCAAATTTGATGGTCCGTACTTTTTCTTGAATATGATTGAACGATTAAAAGGATTACCGGTAATTCCTTACGTTGGAAAATCGTCGAGCTATATAAATGTTGTGCCAATTGATTACATTATGGAAGCGGCGGTCTACTTAAGTGAATTAGAAGCAGCAAATCATCAAACTGTCCATTTAACGGATCCAAACCCGCATCCTGTGGAAGAAGTGTATCGAAGAATGGTGCAGTTAGTAACTGGGAAATCCCCGAAAGGACGTTTCCCGCTGGCTCTTGCTAAATCAGGTTTAGGGGTAAAAAAGGTGAGGCAAATGCTCGGTGTCGAACAAGAAACGCTCGATTATTT
The Paenisporosarcina cavernae genome window above contains:
- a CDS encoding EAL domain-containing protein, giving the protein MKNDCVHCGISFDFYEKGNFFVEGDSIDGYLDSSFTKMNDYIAYKPYSSLEEVGEEWKKYETSNNVRIGLSRSTKPERLIDPSTFMTRMQERETVSFIQRGALTSFLQPIISMGDEAVYGYESLLRAAGNDHTFSPGKLFQVAQKTGLHSLLDQRAREEAVKARQDKVKAGVKSFINFLPSTIYNPDFCLQHTFRIVEKYQINPSDLVFEVVETEKIEDVPHLQRVLERYKKEGMKVALDDVGAGFSTVDMLERLQPDYVKIDRSYIDRCDEDAEKQEFLHSTSDQAKKLGIITLAEGIERKEEFDLCKKIGFDLAQGYFIGKPAAQLVELR
- a CDS encoding SDR family oxidoreductase produces the protein MQTPFMTGFPGFITTQLIHELIRQKKATTFYLLVLENQMSLARETISKMELPESVHLHLIEGDITQFQMGLTDEDLGLVKEEVDVVWHLAAIYDLAVPKNIAWKVNVHGTASVLETIQHFPHLKRLMYFSTAYVAGTRTGLLKETELIRPKSFKNYYEETKFEAELMLKEEYANIPATVIRPGIVRGHSKTGTTIKFDGPYFFLNMIERLKGLPVIPYVGKSSSYINVVPIDYIMEAAVYLSELEAANHQTVHLTDPNPHPVEEVYRRMVQLVTGKSPKGRFPLALAKSGLGVKKVRQMLGVEQETLDYLTWDAQFDTTVAEKLLQDSEITCADFIDSMEPMVQFYVKNKDHKKYHVKIE
- a CDS encoding UDP-N-acetylmuramoyl-L-alanyl-D-glutamate--2,6-diaminopimelate ligase, yielding MQTADLLNSIVYKKIIGTLPTTISDVAIDSRSVQFGSMFICIKGYTADGHDFIPQAIDAGAKVIVIDQDLEFYDDRIAYVFVSNTTRAAGLVAAKFFDYPSKKMTLYGVTGTNGKTSVSGMIYHLLRKFEHKTALTGTIGFTLNDVLYDSMNTTNDVLTTQQMIHQAVSERCSDMIMEVSSHGLSLGRLTGVEFDVAIFTNLTHDHLDFHGTMEQYGHAKSLLFSQLGQDLTQDKHAVLNVDDAWSERLMEVTPFPVWTYGLENKADFQAIDIQLLPDKTTFTMVTPFGSFPIEMKLLGKFNVYNALASIAALSAKGYPIEELVLYLQQLHPVKGRMERLETGYPISIYIDYAHTPDAIEKAIDAIRPTMTAGKLIFVIGTGGNRDRTKRPIMAEKASKADYVILTTDDPRFESYDTILDELKSGMVHPHFACIGDRKEAVYHAVEIADVGDTIIFAGKGHEDYQIIGNEKTPHSDGDLALEALAQKFAMKH
- a CDS encoding ATP-binding protein, which translates into the protein MEQLIFHRHKYLLFIILFIVGIVVTISTFLFVENGRHFFPALIVIFIGFTAIVQSILSYYNWKKMRLERESLTRALYSKEGYLQLFFENARDSIAVFDLDSNIIDVNPAFEELYGWKRSECIGKQIPLIPPERLDEANKRVEKVRSGQSFDMFETIDMKKDGTYFHAQISLSPIFDRNDKMIAMSVISRDISYKVETEKMIIQSEKLQLAGEIAAGVAHEIRNPMTVISGFMQMMNSDPNHSYKEYTQVIQSELERINLIIGEFLVLSKPQAIIRRHFMLDHVLKDVCLLFQPELNLHGIEGKLVLEEKDIQLYGEQNQLKQVFINLIKNAIEATESGRTLEMRLSRISPQTVQVSIRDEGIGMTKDVLQQIFQPFFTTKQKGTGLGMMISEKIITEHGGTIEIDSEVNLGTTVRINLPVSN
- a CDS encoding efflux RND transporter permease subunit → MKISDFSIKRPVFTMVTMILVLVLGAVSFFKIPVTLIPELNPPIGVVVTNYAGASPKEVSEKVTKPIESNLATLPGIKSIQSVSEEGSNFLLMQFDWSTSIEDVEMDILQRIDLTPIPEGAEKPRFLKFDPSQFPIIQLSLRSTDASVPISSLATELEQELRRIDGVASVNVSGKITEEIQVLLNQQQLVKYGVGQSDIIAAIQGNNQSLPGAPVETDDGLRLTTRVISTLTTVEDLEGLVVFTNPATGKNVRLSDVASVKKALSEQTLMTRANEQDAVLMSVLQESGSNTASVSKAFQASLKTLLQSKEYENVQADILFDQGDYIQLAIQNIGSSLLFGALFAMVVLFLFLRGIRSPIIIGVAIPYSVIVTFVLMFFADFAINIMTLGALALGIGMLVDNAIVVIENIERHLAMGKSKRQAASDGTKEVGGAIIASTLTTVAVFVPVVFISGLIGQLFKEFALTISFSLIASLVVAQTVIPMVASRILTTPKGNLDARRRRSKAYGNFERSIQWSLRNRWVVIGLTTIFMGASIYGLTKVGTEFLPATDEGFVSISVELPNGSSTDKTDETVKEIEKTLEQEKNVDVFVSMIGGTQQGASQGTSEANKAELYVKLVPLSEREESVFTFVERVEKKVQKNVLNDAMVSFNLQTTAGSTPNTLSFTATDSNEKELKEAVQEIQSTLSSLPHVRKVTNDLNDTVKEIQIEVNREEARKVGLLPAQIGQMVQSITKGVMATQIVSEQEDVFGVRVAYDPDVIKSVASLKSLQLKTPSGSFVPLESIAAITTENGPVSIKRYDQAHSASFTVEYESAVSLGEISEEVDREIEKLSLSENVELNFSGDRELFEGAIDDMILALLLAVILVYLVMAAQFESFVYPFVIMFSVPLMIIGVAASLVITKTPISITAVIGLLVLVGIVVNNGIVLVDYILQQKRAGKSTAESLIISAKDRVRPILMTALTTILGLVPLALALGEGTEINQPMGIAVIGGLISSTFLTLYIIPIIFSFVDSETRKKVFLD
- a CDS encoding peptide chain release factor 3 translates to MQETLKDKVNARRTFAIISHPDAGKTTMTEKLLFFGGAIRDAGTVKAKKTGKFATSDWMEIEKQRGISVTSSVMQFDFLGSRINILDTPGHQDFSEDTYRTLMAVDSAVMIVDAAKGIEAQTIKLFKVCRLRGIPIFTFINKLDRQGKEPLELMEELEEVLGIQSYAMNWPIGMGKEFLGIYDRYHHRIEQFRADGQDRFLPLNENGELAVDHSMKQTSYYTQALDDIMLLNEAGNEFDAEKVKNGEMTPVFFGSALTNFGVQTFLETYLEFAPTPQPRKTNEDVNVNPTDDEFSGFIFKIQANMNPAHRDRIAFLRIVSGKFERGMNVTLARTGKAFKLSNSTQFLADDREAVEEAVAGDIIGLHDTGNYQIGDTLTGGKKSFQYEKLPQFTPELFVKVTAKNVMKSKHFHKGILQLVQEGAIQYYKTLHTEEVILGAVGQLQFEVFEHRMKNEYNVEVRMEPIGSKIARWIENEGDVKESMSSPRSMLVRDRFDRYVFLFENEFAMRWFQDKNDSIQLYSLL